GTAGTTGACCGAGGTTATTTGTTCCATCCCGTTCCAGTATTGTTCAACTTACTATTCCTCGTTGTTAATTATAGTTAGTATTAAGTAGATTCAGTTGTGTATCTACGATACTATTTGCAGGGTTTCAAAAATGCAGTTGCTGAGGTTCGTCTTTGCTCTAGAATGGAAGAACTTGTATTGAAGAAGAAATCAATATATCCTGGCGACTCATTGGAGACTCATTTTGAGAAGGCATGATACTCCCATTATTTTTAAGTTGATTTGACTTTATATTTTTGCTGCACAGTTCTTCACTCTGGAACTTAAATTTAACATAGTGGAACAATCTAAATCTTATCTGTATGCTAAAACATTTCTCATTCATCCCTTTTTAACTGGTACATGTTTGGTACCTCAATGTCCATTTCCTAAAACGTTGCAGGTCGATAAACTGAAGGTTTTGTCTGAATCTCTTGCAAATTCATCTGCAAAAGCAGAAAAGCGTATCATGGAAAATAGGTTTCTATCTTGAGCATTCTTTGAGCTGTGTATTTACTTTCAGCAACTTAGCATATTTTCCCTTGCCAGAACGTGAATGAATTTAGAAGAAATTCTGACTAATCTAGTGGGTGATTGTTTCCATAGCTTGATGTGATATGCAAATTACTAGGTAGGTAAGTTCAGGCTACAACCAATTTTGCACACGCTTGCATAATTATATGCTAATTGAGGTGCATTTGTCACGTTCTTCCTTAATTACTGTATTAAAATGTTTTTTATTATCATTTAAGAGCCACATGATTTATTTGGTACCAAAATGTTTTACAATGCAGGCTACAAAAGGAAGAATCTCTTATCTTCCGAGTTACCAAAACAAATGAAGTTAGTGGTACAGAAAAGGTATTTTTGTTGTGCTACTAGCTTGTGACTAAATCATCTGTAAACCACCATAGTATTTTCTTAGCTAGATAATTATGTCAACAAGCTAAACAGGAATTTAATCTGCGTCCATATTGATAGAAGAAAAGCTCCCCATAATTCCCCAAAGCAACAAAAGTAACATATTGACTTCAAATATTATATCCGCCAGACTAGTTGCCAAAGGATAAACAGAGCATGATATCTAAGCTGTTTTGTCTTCCAATCCTTGGTCTATGTAATTGGCTTATGCTTCTGTGATCTGTCTGGTTGATGCTGAATAAATAATTCTTTTGTAAAAGGAATTAGTTGCTGAGATCTCTGGACTTGAGAAGCAAAGGGATCAACTTGAGGCAGAACTAAAGAAGGTATTGTTGTCCTTTCTATTTCCACCTTCCTGAAGATCTGTTGTTCATCTTCCATTTCTTCCAATCTATTTCATGTAATGGAAAACTGCTGGGAATTTCTTGCTAAAGTTTGGGGCTCAATAACATATAATTCTCATTTCAGTTCCGAGAGATAGAACTAATAAATTATGCAGTGAGCATTCATgttattttatatagtagagataaaACAAATTGTGCTTTGATACTCCATGAATTCGTAATGACTGTTAATTTATGATAAGGCATCATAAGTGGTTCCTCAAGATGTAAATACAAGCTATGAATATATAATGTAGCTCTAAATTATGACCTGTTGATGTGATCTTAGTATCTCAGAAATGTAATTATTGTCCTgcatttaaatatattttatgttaGAATGAGCTGCTTTTTTGGGTGGAGCGGTCTATGAAAATATGACTTACAGTTTCAGAACTAGATGAATACGTTTATATAGAGGCTATAATAACACGAGAAGCTTGCCTGTTAAGAGTGATTCTGAAACTCAGATTACAGGTGAATACTAAATTAAACGCGGCTACTGTGAAGCTTAAAAAAACTCGAGAGGAGCGAGACCAATTTGATGAAGCCAGCAATCAGATTGTGTTACACCTGAAAACTAAGGTAAACTTTGATTTTTTCTAGTTTGAGAAATACTTTCTGGAAGCACAGTTTTCACTTGTTCTTTGTTTTATGCTATATCCTTACCCCAGGAAGATGAACTTTCAAGATCCATTGCTTCATGCAAAGTAGAAGCAAGCACTGTTAGTGCGTGGATCAACTTTTTAGAGGATACATGGAAATTGCAGTCTTTATTTGAAGAGCTAAAAGAAAAGCAGGCCAAGTATGTAGGCTCTCTCACTGAAAAATACCTTGTGATGATCCTTCTCAGAAATTGTACCCACCAATATTTGCTAATATATGTTTCCTGTTGCTTTGAATTTTTGTGGACCGCAGtgatgaattggatagatgtgGAGTCTGCTTTGCGAAATTGATTAAGCATCATGTTTCTGCATGCATGGTACTTCATTTGACTTCTACTTTCTGAAGAAACGATATGCTATGAAGAAGGGCCTTTTGTTTACTAGCTTTTGCCCATCCTTGTTTGTTTCTCTACTGATTGTTCCTTTTGGAGTTCTAGGAAGAGCTGAGCAGTTCTGTCGATCATATCAAAACGCTTGTTGATAACTTAAAAATATTCAGTGACAGGTATATTTCTCATTTGTCAGTCTAATTCCCTCAATGAATCTTCCCTGTGGCTAAATGCTTTTCGCTGCATCACCAGATCGGTGTCAGCAGAGGATGGTGATAATGCTTCGTCTAAGCAATCAAACCCTCGTAAATACCTTGAGCAAGAATACCTGGAAACTGAGAAAAAGGTCATTGGTTGATAATTCTTTACCCTGCTTGCTGAAATTAAACCTGCATAGCTAATAGAAGAGTACAAGAATTCAAGTTCTAGCCAGCATCAGGGAACCCTGATTCCGAAAAGGTTTTAGTGAAAGTTCTAACTCTGCAATGCCTTTTTCATCTATTTCAGGTTGTAGCCGCATTCAGTTTGGTTGACAGTATCAGAGCATTATTTTGTTCTAATCAAGACTGTGAAACGAGGTAGGTTCTCTTCAAGATCTCTTTCTCTGCTATCTATCTAGGCTACATACTTTGCAGTCTGTAACAATGCCAGAGCTGTGCCTATTGTTTGCTCAGGAGAGATGATCCCGAGGTCAAAAGTCTATTTGCCACAGTTGACAAGCTGCGCGTTGAGTTTGAATCTGTGCCACGCCCAGTACTGCAAATCGAGATCAACGAACAGGAAGAGAAAACAAGACGATCCCGTTCCTTCAAGGCATCTGCCTCACCAAGCCATTCAAGAAGCGATTCCCCGATCGCGGCTCAGCTCAGGACACGGCTACCATCAGAGTCTGATTCAGAAATGGCGAAATTCGACCAAGATTACAAGGCTGACGAGATCAGTGGGTGGGAATTTGATGACCTTGAAGATGAGACAAGATCTGGCTTCCAATAATCCGTGTAGGGTGGGAAATGAAACTCATACCAGCAGTAGTCGATGTAAAATCACTAGCACAAAAGCCTGAGAAATGTATAGCAGTCTAGCAGAGCAGTGTACAATATAACCGTCGTTTCTGTtcagtttatttttttctgtcACGCCCTGTGAATGTTGTCGTCTGCAATCTGCACATATGACTAGTATAAGTGAAAACCAACTACGTGTATATGCAAACAATTTTCTTGGGTACTATGCCATGGTGACATTGTAAAAGTCAACCTCTTCTTTTATCCGTCTGCATCCTCATCCTTTTTTTGCCTTTGTTCTTTTCTTCAGCTTTAATTGACAGCAGAAAGATCAAAGACGCTAAAAGAGGGCAAGGGAACAAAAGAAGTTCTAAATCCTTTCTGTGCACAAAGTCGTTGCCATAGCTTTGTCAACCTCTACTTGTCAATTTTTAACCCATACGTGTTCATCCATGCAAGGAGTTAGTAAGAAGTAACAATCTTATGCTCTCAATAGCATATGTTAATTTTTTGGTTCTGACACCATTTCCATTTGAATCAAGGTGTGAAATGCTAGGCAGTAGATGTACTTCCAGTAAGAGTCCAGAGGTCCATCGCACACCACTAGTCGTCGTGAAGCATATTTTGAGCCTGGCAGGACTTGTATACAGGGGCAGATCTGTTCACAGGGTGGTGCACATGatagattaaaattttgttttcCAGTTATCTATTGAATGTAGCAATTCATATGACATCTTTTAATGTAATGAGTAGGACACTCGattatttttattctaagtCTACCACTACTGATATATACGACCATATTCACAAGTACACGTATCTTTAGTTACCGTCTGCTTTGTGAACTGTGATAGTATACACAAGTAGTGCACTACACTACGTATAACAGTACAACTACTACACACCTTCAGGAAGACATCTGATGTGATCTAGGAGACTAGGAGTGACCTGAGCACAAGACAAACCCTACTATCATTCATTCAGGCACAGGCAGCCTCCAAGACAAGGGGGGTCCAGGCTACCACCCCCACCCGCATTCTGTTTTCTTGGATCCCTCCATGCCCTGCCACACTGCCATTGCTTGcccataaaaaatttcaaaccCCTGACACTGCCTCCTCATATTAACTCATCCTCTCCGCCGTTTACCCGGCCCATCATCGGAGCAGGCAATGTGCCCCAGGGCGACGGCCCAGCACGGTGGCGGCGATGCAATGGCGAGAGCAGCCACCATGGTCACCGCGGTTGGTGCTGCTAATGCGCATTCGTTCGGGGACGAGGAGTACATCGACCTGGATCTCAGTTCTTGTGGGGAATTCGAGTTCCGGGTGCGCCGGAGCAGCGCGGACGAGCTGATCTGCCGGGGCAGGATGGCGGCGCCCCCGCACAAGGGGGCGCTGAGGTCGGGGGGCAAGCTGCAGGAAGTTGATGCCAGCGGCGGTGCCTGTGGCGCCGGCAGGAGGAGCGCCGCGACGGTCGCTCCGCTGCAGCATTCGCATTCCGCGGGGTACCGCGACGCGCAGCCGGCGGCGAGGCTGCGCGCAGAGGGGTCCCGGCGCAGGAAGGCCGCGCGGACGGTGCACGCGAAGCTGCAGGCGTCGCGGGCCTTCTTCCGGTCCCTGTTCGCCAGGACCTCGTGCTCCGACGAGCAATGCCGTGGCGCTGCCGTCCGGGCCAGGACCAGGGCGACGCCATCTGGCGAGACCaagagcagcagctgctgcaagGCGCCATTCGGCCAAATCAAGAACGGCTGCAGCATCAGCACCAGCAGCGGCAGGGCAGCGCCGACCACCCTGAGGAGCAGCATCGAGCAGGAGAAGCTGATGGACGAGGAGGAGctcgccgcagccgccgcccgccaGCGCAAGTCCTTCTCCGGCGTGATCAAGTGGCGGCACGCGATGTCGACGGCGCCTGCAGCGGCACCGTCGAAGCCGCTGTCTTCGTCCTCGGCGAGGAGGAGCTCCGGGGTCGCCAGCGGCCCGGCGCTgaagaggagcagcagcgcccGGTCGGAGTCGGAGGGGCTCATCCAGGGCGCCATCGCCTACTGCAAGCGGTCGCAGCAGCAGCTCGGGCTCGCCAGGAAGAGCGTCAGCGACGCGCCGCCCTCTGCTCCTTCCTGGCCTAGCAACCCAACTCGATCAGCTCCAgcctactactactactacttgTAATCACATGTGCAAAATGGCTTTCCAAAGTGATCACAATAATGTGAAGTCCTCTCTTTCTCGCAGCTTACGCAGCCAATCCCTGTCCTGTGCATTTCAACCCCTTTTTTATCTCATCTTGTGTGCCAAATTCTccatataaaaaagaaaagattttcAGGACGCCCATGTACGTAACATAACACTTGTTCTCTCTTCACGTTTCCGAAATTGAGAGTGCTGCAGATGACGCCACTTTCGTAACAAAAACAGTATCATGTTGTCTTCATCGGAATTGCCGCGGCCGCCGCTGGTGGTTCAGGATTGCCTGGCCAACTGCCGCCCTCTAATTCGGTGCGAGTAAAGAGCGCAGCAGAGTAGCTACGCCTCCGAGCTAACCTTGCAGTCTCCGTCCTCCACGAGCGCTGCCGGCGGCCAGCGAGAAAGTCGAATCGCGCGGGagggaattttttttctattttgatctttttttttactattttaaAAATGAATCAAcgttaaaattatttttaattttaatcttGAAGTCCACGCTATGGACGATGGCACATATATTGACCGTATTCGTGCTACTATAGCTGGCgcggatatgatcaatatccGCGCTATCGCCTTTGGTGCGAACCCCAATGATCAAAATTGAGAATGGTCTTTGACTCTGGGATCCACATTAGTGTGGATATTGGTCGTGTTCATGTCATCATGACTTATACGAATATAGTCAACATTCGTGCCGTCGTATGTAGCGTGAACTCAGGATTAAAATTAGAAATAGTTTTATCGttgatttattttcaaaaattaatttaaaatttttttaaaataggaaaaaaaatactgcGGGAGGGGACGCGATCTCATTCTCGCGGCGATGCCGCTGGCTTTTCGGGTGGTGGTGGATTGGCGGAATGATGGGCGGCGGACAGATCGCGGCCTCGCGGGGGCGACGCGATCATGCGAGCGAGGAAAAAAGCTCGCAATTCGATAGGCCGACGAAAGCGTCGACATCATTAAAGGCCGGaaaggtgaggtgaggtgatgAAGGTGCGCAACCACCCGTGGCACTGGGTCGGTCGCCGTGGCTGCCGCAGCCGCACATGATCCGGCGACCGTCTGCTTCTGTTTCGTCACATCGCTCCGGCAATGTGGTGGTACTCTGTACTGGTGGTACTAGGGAGGTTTTAATTCTTTGACCACATTGAATGGCGTGACCTGGACTGTGACAAGAGTGGTTTGTTCCCGTGTCCctgaaaaaaaactatatacAGAAAACAAATTCGATTCGGTggtttcgaaaataaaaaatcgatTCGACTAGGTTAAACAACTGGCTTGTGCTGAACCTGTGGCCCAAGGCTTGGGCCACTACAAATGGAATCCGCACAGATTTTTTAAAGGAATAAGCAGTGGTGTAGACGCAACCAAGTCCTGGAGGGTTGGAGAGTTTGATCTTCTTCCACTACTCTCCACACTTCATCTcacctttcttttcctcttttcaAACCGTATGAAAATTGAattgttaattttttataattttaattataaatttaactatttatcaATTGTTACACCTCTGGTGACCCGGCTGACCATCTTCACCAGAGGCATCTTGAGCCTCAGAGGCTACGATCATATTTGTAGATAGGGAGGCTTGATCTCATGGCACTAGTCTGATTATGCTCCTGATGACCTAATTGATCATCTTTTTTGGCACAAACGAAGGTGTGACTTCACATGTTTTTACGTTTTTGTGTCGTTTCTCCGACACTAATATGCGCGTGGATTTGCGACAGGGCTTGGTTGTTGTCTGAAGCGCTTGGACAATCATTAGCCATATGGTGGCTCAACTTGACGAGGCCAGGTCCCGGCGCTACCATGCCGAAGAGGAGGTTAAGGACCTTCGAACTACGATAGAGGAGGAGTGTCAAGCGCGGATTGCCTCATAGGGTGTCCtcgaagaagaaaagagaaagtgACGTGCCTCTAATGATACCCTCGAAGTGGAGAAGAAGCGGCTGTGCACTCTGGGCTCTGCTCaggaagaaaagaaatggaGGAGGCTTGATGTTGAGGCTGCTCTCGAGAGGGAGTGAGTGTGTGTGCTTGAATCTGCTGCAGCCCAAAGGGCAAAGCAGGAAGAGCTGACCACCTCCTTCTATCGAGAGAAAGCAGCACGAGAAAAACTAACAGCTGCCCTCGAGAAGGAAAAGGCGGCGCTCAAGCATTAGAAGGCAACTCTAGAAAATGAGTTGTCCAATCACAAAAAAGACGCTTGTGCCATTTCCGAGGAAATGTCCAAGCTGTTCAGCGAGTTGGGATTGGCTGACACTTCCCCCTTTGTAGTTGGGTCTGAACTCCGAGGTACCCTCGAGTTGATTAATCGGGCAACATGTTTCTTGAAGACTGGCACTCACTGCTTTGGTGACTTATGCGTTGAGGTGTATATCAAGGCAACCTTGGTTGCTCTAAGGGTTATCGGTTGTTCTCATGTTGAGACCCTCGGCACGCCGGACTACGAGCTTCCAACAAAAGCTGCCTTGAAGTTTATAGGTCGCAGAGTGAAAACAGTTGCTCGTGCATTCTTCAATAAGTATTGGCATACCCGTAGTCAATCTGAAACCCTTGCTAGCGCCCAGGATGTTGGTTCCAGCGCTTTGGCCTCATCGGCAGCCGAAATCGATGGAGCGCGCAGCGGAGATGCATCGGAGGGGGGCCAAGGGGACAAAGTTAATATTGGTGGAGCCCAGGTATGACTTTCTAACTGTGGCTAtgcaaatatgtttttttaggtCGTAGGATATGTTGTAGGCCAGGGCCTCTGCTCTGATTTTGTAAGGACTAGGGTCTGTGTCGGTCTTTTTATAAGGAAAACTTTTGGTAATGGGACAACCCTTTGTTAGCTTTACTTCTTATTTGTTTTCTTCATGTCTTTCAGCGTTTCAAACAAACTATCAGACGTGGTCCTCGTCCTGTTTACAGGCGGGAAAAGATGTTGTCATCAAGCCCGACACCAAGAGGGTAGTTTTAGATGAAATTCATCTAGTGATGGAGTTTGAAGGTCTCTACATGCGTTGTGTAACATGGCGAACTTTTCTACGCTAGTATCTACAAGGGGAGTTCAAAGACTATTATCGTTGGTGAAGGGCTACTCAGGATGCCTTTGACACTCAAGCCCGTGTGATTTGGAGGACCTTTGATAGGTCGGTTTTAGAGGGTCAACGAAATTTTAGGGGAGCTCAACCTTTTTCTGGGGCTGAGTTCCTCACCCCTAAAGAGGAGCCTATTGAAGAAGACGAGGTTACGATGACCGAAGGCTTCATTGTGACTTTGTCATCGGAGTCCCCTTTCTTAGAGAGCCTGTTTGATCGGGAAATAGATCTGGAAGCTTCTTTTGACGCGAGGCACAACCTCACCTTTCAGTTGGCACGTAGCTTCAGATATAAGGAGATGTTCTCCTGTGATCCTCTCAGGATCTTCAGCAGGTCCCCGACCTCTTCGTAatgttgtaatatttttttgttaaataatGTGTTCACAATCgaactcattgtgaacaccagCTATACCGGCGTAAATATGAACTCCTTCACTGAACTATCCGTTGTGTAGACTTGAGCCGATCGAGCCACTTCTCACTATACATTTGTTTGGCGTGtagatcttctgatcaccggaccatccagtgtatacAATCACACCAGACAAGCCATAACAACTTCTCATAGAAAATGCTCTAGTGAAGCCTCCAGTGTGCACTTCTTCTGAAcatcgaaccatccagtgagttcaaacaTTTCCTTTGAAGATACGCATAAGTTAtgtaaaatactccgatgtgcacATCACTccaataccggatcatccggtgaggcctTCGATTTTCTCTTCTGAGTCCAAATATTTTGGTGTGAATTCTTGCTGAGcactggaacatccgatgtgttATCCTttctgagcaccagaccatccagtgttaaTAATTTTTCCCTGAACTCgttcaattcaaactttcttgattTCTCTTTGGTGGATTATACATGTACTACATCCCATAAgatctactaaagtatatacttaacaaacatattagtacAATTGACTAGATTATCAAAATTACATACATGTCTAAAAATATCATGTTCGCTATAGAAGCTACTCCCTCCTTCCCACAATACAGGGCGTATAATTTTTTGTACTTCTTCCCAAATTACAGATCGTATTAAGCATGAAGCATTGAATGCTGCCGTTTCAGCTCCTGCATGGCTGCATGCGAACCGTTGCTCCTGCACTTAAtgctgctgcatgcatgctATCTACTCCGAGTATATTTCCTCGTTTCCACGGTTCCACGTTCCAGAGCCATGGACGTCACCGATGGCCAGGACGGCCCTATGGGCAACCAGCTCAACCTCGCCACGAACGACTCCCTTGATCGCGGCCAGCTCCGCGTCCCTCTCGTCGCGCATGTCGCCGGCACTCAGGACAGCAACCTCGACGACCTCCTCGTATCGCAAGTCGACAGCTCCTTCAACGGTGTCCACACTGGCGTAGTCGTCGCGCACCAGGACGACTCCCATGAAGCCACCCACGATTGGCTCAACGAGCTCGACGACGAGGATTTCTCTGAGTGGCTGTCCGGCACGGGAGCTGGTTGCTATCGCTGCTCGCTCGAAGGCCCTTGCGCTCGTTGCCGTCGGTTGACACCGTGCTTTCGTTGCAAACGCGTTCATAGCGAGTACACCATCAGCGCTTGGATATACGGATACGACAAATTTGATTGCAGGGTAATGCTTCCAGAGGAAGGTGCTCTGGCAGCATGGCGTGTCCCGGAATTGTTGTGGAAAAGTTGCAGATGACTCGGTCCATGTCGATGTCATGGCGCCGGACACCGTCGGTGATGCTTGATAACAGAAATAACATTACAAAATTCAATCATGGTTCGGTTACAATTGCAAAAACAGAAATAACAATTCTACGTCTAAGAGACAAATTGTAACGCTTCGCTCACAATTTCTGCCTCGCATTGTAACCGAACCGGAAGAACACCATTCCTCTCCAAAGCTTCCTTCTTCAAATGTGGGATTTTATAATGTTGTCCCCCCTTTTGCAGTAGTATCTCTCTCATGCAAGCTTGGTGAGTTAGGAAAATGCGATTACTCCTATCAATTGGATACTCGTCGTAGGCTTTGGTTACCTTGGCGACAATGTCTTCAACACTAGTGGGAGAGGACTTTTGAAACATGGCCTGGATGGCCACAAAATAACCAAGGTCGAGCACATTGAGATCGGGGGAGTTGGGCGGTTGGCACATCAACCTTATGTCAAAACCATCTGCCGATGCCTCACTACAAAAGTCGACATCATCTACTGCAACATGCGTCTTAGCATTGTCCCGTTGGATGAAAATAGGGGTACCAATATCATCTGCTGGCCATCGCTGTTTGATCGCTGGCAAGACATAGTTCAGGAGATACGCACGGCTATGATCCTTAGTAACCGAATTCATTGCTTTGGTTACCAAGGTACCGGCAGGCCTGTTTACACTACTCCTCTTGGCAGGCACTACCTCTGTAAATGGCCATATTCCAATCTTTTCGGAAAATGCGACATTACCTTCTTGGTCATATCTAGGTCTTGCAACTGCACAGAGGAACATCACTTTCTCTATGAAATTCTTATTCTTTGTGACCCTCTCTGGTTTATCTTCGTCAATCGCCAAATAATACTTCTGACATTTTCGGGTCCTATAGAACCACTTCTCGTCGATGTGCACAATGTTATGCAAACCCAGGAAGGTTGGCTCGTGAGGAATGCTTACTGGGTCTAGCATCGAAAGGCAAAAACAAACACAgccttttttgttttcatccGTTAGCGAAGATTTTATGTCGTTCGTGTGCCTTCTAAATTTCCCCTCTTTCAACCGCCTAAATAACGTGCTCTTTGAAACACCCAATTCTGTAGCTAGGTCATGCAGAGTCGTTCGCTTACTCAAAGGAACATCTCTGATAGCCTCGCTATTGAAGGCAACTCTTTTGTGGCCACAATTCTTTGGCTTCTTGCTGTCCACGGCATGTATACCACCACCGCGCTTGCCATTCAGCCATATGCGTTGTATAACTCTCACAGGCACCCCTGTCTCAAGAGACACGGCGTTTGTCACTCCATGTTTTAGAATTCCTAATGATGTTCTCTCTAAGAGCATGGTATAAATGGCCCGTCGTTCCGCGTCGTTATATTGCTTCCTTCTGGTTACATTCCCAACTTGATCTACAATTGCATTGGAAAACTTAGATGAACATATGCTTAAATAATTTTGCTACTCATATTCATGAACTACAACTGCATTGGAAAAATTAGATGAACATATGCTTAAATAATTTTGCTACTCATATTCATGAACTACAACTGCATTGGAAAACTTAGATGAACATATGGTAAAATAATTTTGCTACTCATATTCATGAACTACAACTGCATTGGAAAACTTAGATGAACAAAAAAACTGTACAAATGTTTGTCGAATAGTGAGTACATGCATTAACTACTCAAACTATGCGTAAACATGGAATGATAACTTACTTGTTTCGGTTCCACTTGCTGTCATCCCAGCTACGTCTTGTCTGGCTATTGCCATCCCAGCTTCACCACGGCCAGCACGGCCAAGCCTGGTGTTCATTATGCTTGAGTCCCCGATGCCGCCATGACAACGGCCAGCGAGTCCAAGTCGGGTACCGTGACCGCGGCTGGAGCGTCCTAGCCCGTCGTTGCCCTCGCTTGATACCCCGATGCGAGCTTGAACGCGGCCAGCGACTCCGAGACTGCTGCGCCCGCGACCGACTAGGCCAAGCGTTCCGTGGCCGCGCCCAGCGTTGCCCTCACCTGAGAAGAGGAATCCGGTGTTGCCTTCACCTGAGACGCGATACCTGGCATGACCGCGGCCGGCGAGTCCGAGTCTGGTGCACTCGCAGCCAGCGAGCCTGAGCGTGCCGTGTGCGCCGGTGAGCTCGAGCGTCCCGTGTGCGCCAtcaccatctccttctccttgatctctggCAACTTCTTGTTCCACAGGTACATCTCCTCCACTATGTTCATCACCTTCATCTCCTCGTCCATTATCGTCAGCTCCATCTGCTACACCATGTTTTCCTTGAGCAcgaaacaaaaccaaataatAGAAATAACAAAATGATGTATACCTTCATCCCACTCAAGATTGTAGTTGAGATCAATAACAAGTCCATCAAACTCTTCAATCTGCTCCCAATTGATTGGTTGGTTGAGGTCAAAATTTGCCATACTCAAATCATTTTAATGGATGAGAGAAGAATATAAGAGAAAAGAAGTGAAGGTGCTCATGGAGAAGGTATGGCCGAGCTATGTATAGGAAGATATGGACATGATTTTGGCGGTGCAGGCCTTGCAAATTCTGGGCGGCAAAACTCAAATTCGGAGCTCACGGAGAATTGGAAATTTTGTTTGCGTGAAAACGCATTTGGATGCTTAGAGCCGGCGGCAAGAGTGCATTTGAACGCGAGAGCTGGCGCACGGTGAAGAAGCGAGAGCGCGGGAGATGAAGGCGGGCGCGCGTGGACGCGGGAGATAGACGCGGGCGCGCGTGGAGCAA
The nucleotide sequence above comes from Phragmites australis chromosome 4, lpPhrAust1.1, whole genome shotgun sequence. Encoded proteins:
- the LOC133914378 gene encoding uncharacterized protein LOC133914378, which translates into the protein MCPRATAQHGGGDAMARAATMVTAVGAANAHSFGDEEYIDLDLSSCGEFEFRVRRSSADELICRGRMAAPPHKGALRSGGKLQEVDASGGACGAGRRSAATVAPLQHSHSAGYRDAQPAARLRAEGSRRRKAARTVHAKLQASRAFFRSLFARTSCSDEQCRGAAVRARTRATPSGETKSSSCCKAPFGQIKNGCSISTSSGRAAPTTLRSSIEQEKLMDEEELAAAAARQRKSFSGVIKWRHAMSTAPAAAPSKPLSSSSARRSSGVASGPALKRSSSARSESEGLIQGAIAYCKRSQQQLGLARKSVSDAPPSAPSWPSNPTRSAPAYYYYYL
- the LOC133916375 gene encoding uncharacterized protein LOC133916375 — encoded protein: MSWLRSAVHRAVEASGGRSSLLTRTVRTSLDTVVHHAGQAVAGGARFIIGNRNYKSAKVTAKRLEEAALSYKGEERAQLLRRWLVALKETQRAASAMREPQRVDDPNQTAPLLDLYVDYESGAEPMNFLHVFLYSQALECVVLSMILEAPTEEEVSLLSEIFGMCLSGGKDVHNAILSSIKDLAKLFSSYRDEVLAKRDELLQFAQGAISGLKINADIARLDDEIMQLQQQINAMDVHRATSTSNHNKASQTVTEGFKNAVAEVRLCSRMEELVLKKKSIYPGDSLETHFEKVDKLKVLSESLANSSAKAEKRIMENRLQKEESLIFRVTKTNEVSGTEKELVAEISGLEKQRDQLEAELKKVNTKLNAATVKLKKTREERDQFDEASNQIVLHLKTKEDELSRSIASCKVEASTVSAWINFLEDTWKLQSLFEELKEKQANDELDRCGVCFAKLIKHHVSACMEELSSSVDHIKTLVDNLKIFSDRSVSAEDGDNASSKQSNPRKYLEQEYLETEKKVVAAFSLVDSIRALFCSNQDCETRRDDPEVKSLFATVDKLRVEFESVPRPVLQIEINEQEEKTRRSRSFKASASPSHSRSDSPIAAQLRTRLPSESDSEMAKFDQDYKADEISGWEFDDLEDETRSGFQ